Proteins encoded together in one Jaculus jaculus isolate mJacJac1 chromosome 7, mJacJac1.mat.Y.cur, whole genome shotgun sequence window:
- the Rps29 gene encoding 40S ribosomal protein S29 — protein MGHQQLYWSHPRKFGQGSRSCRVCSNRHGLIRKYGLNMCRQCFRQYAKDIGFIKLD, from the exons ATGGGGCACCAGCAGCTGTACTGGAGTCACCCGCGAAAATTCGGCCAGGGTTCCCGCTCTTG CCGCGTCTGCTCGAACCGCCACGGTCTGATCCGGAAGTACGGGCTGAACATGTGCCGGCAGTGTTTCCGCCAGTACGCAAAGGACATCGGCTTCATAAAG ttggacTAA